GCCCAGGCGCCCCTCGTCGATGAGCTTCTTCGCGAGCGTGACCGCGGGGATGCGGCGGTAGTTGTACCACACCATGTTCGGCACGCCGGCCTTCTCGACCGCGGCGACCATCTCGCGGCCCTCGGGCACGTTCATCGCGAGCGGCTTCTCGCACAGGATCGCCTTACCCGCCGCGGCCGCGGCAATGGCGATCTCCTTGTGCATGTTGTTCGGCGTGCAGATGTCGACGACGTCGATGTCCTTGCGCTCGATCAGCTTCCGCCAGTCAGTTTCGGTGGACTCGTAGCCCCACTGGTTCGCGAACGCCTTGATCTTCTCGGCGTCGCGAGCACAAGCGGCTTTCAGCACCACTTCGTGCTGCGAGGGGAAGAACTGACCCACCTGCTTGTACGCATTCGAGTGGGCACGGCCCATGAACCCGTACCCGATCATGCCCACGCGAAGCTGTTTCTTGGCCATTTGGAGAGACCTCAAGGAAAACAGAGACAGAGCCACGGATTAACACAGAAAACACGGATCAGATCAAGCAGATTCGATCTTCGGCCGCGACCGCTTGCGCTCGTTGTCGAACACCAGGCGCTTGAACCGCGGTTTCGGTCCGAAGTTGAGCAGCATTCCCACTTCGGCGGGCGAGGCTTTCAGATAGTTCAGTAGCTGCGAATTATGAGCGGGGTCTAACTCGTCCGCGGCCTTCAATTCGAGGATCACGGCACGTTCCACAAAGATATCGGCGAAGAAATCTCCGACGAGGTGACCGCGGAAAAAGACGGGTAAGTGAACCTGAGTTTCGGCCCTCAATCCCGCATCGGCGAGCACGTGCAGCATCGCTTTGTGGTACACGCTTTCCAGAAACCCGAACCCCAACTCGTTGTACACCTCGAAGAACACGCCGATGATTTTCTCGGTGATCTCGCCGTGCCGGAGGTCACCGCGCGGGGCGTAATCGGGCGCGTTCATGTGGCTGATCCAAATGAATCTCTTCTGATCCGTGTTTTTCCGTGTTCATCCGTGGCTATTTCTTCTCTTCCTTCTTCTCCCCATAGTGCTCGTAGACCTCTTTGGCGATCTTCCCGATCAGCACCTGGGCCGCGTTATCAGCTACCCAGCGCTTGTCATCGTTTCCGTCGGTGAGCACACACAGCACGACGGGGCCGGATTTCAGGTACACGATGCCGGCGTCGGTTTTGGAAGCGTTCACGGAGCCGGTCTTGTGCGCGACGACCGTACCTGCCGGTAAATAGCGGGTCATCTTCTCTTTGTCGTCGCACGCCTTCAGGTGACCGAGCATCTCCTTACACGCTTCCGGCGACGCGACTTTCCCCGTTTCAATCAGTTCGAGGAGCTGCACCATTTCCTTCGCGGTGGTGCTGCCGAGGCCGTACTTGTCGGTGCGCGCCTTATCGATGCTCGTGGTACTCCCCTTGAACACCTTGGCGT
This region of Gemmata massiliana genomic DNA includes:
- a CDS encoding GxxExxY protein, encoding MNAPDYAPRGDLRHGEITEKIIGVFFEVYNELGFGFLESVYHKAMLHVLADAGLRAETQVHLPVFFRGHLVGDFFADIFVERAVILELKAADELDPAHNSQLLNYLKASPAEVGMLLNFGPKPRFKRLVFDNERKRSRPKIESA